In one window of Drosophila mauritiana strain mau12 chromosome X, ASM438214v1, whole genome shotgun sequence DNA:
- the LOC117147496 gene encoding uncharacterized protein LOC117147496: MHTLGLVILSLLGLVESYGHQPLLRNIIKVRASGFMPFESDLLLPLNILRQLQSHDRSSRYIGQRPKPIVRPKVKQQIRLERAHPLREAKGVQLYNLIDDDGELLLNLKVHNDQKGTAPANYQEEKYQSRYQSYDSPWMPSKWRPTSEFPLGVTSSSPRPLPLHQYLGQNTNRIDQNTAKRRRQDIWPHK; encoded by the coding sequence ATGCACACTTTGGGCCTTGTAATTCTGAGCCTTTTAGGCCTGGTCGAGAGTTATGGCCATCAGCCGCTACTGAGAAATATCATCAAAGTGCGAGCCAGCGGCTTCATGCCCTTCGAATCGGATTTACTGCTGCCATTGAATATCCTGCGGCAGTTGCAGTCCCACGACCGATCATCGCGCTACATTGGCCAGAGGCCAAAGCCCATAGTGAGGCCAAAGGTCAAGCAACAAATCAGATTGGAGAGAGCGCATCCTTTGCGGGAGGCCAAAGGTGTTCAGCTCTACAACCTGATCGATGACGATGGTGAACTACTGCTGAATCTCAAGGTTCACAACGATCAGAAGGGGACGGCACCGGCAAATTATCAGGAGGAGAAATACCAAAGCAGATACCAGAGCTACGATTCACCATGGATGCCCTCGAAATGGAGACCCACCAGCGAATTTCCGCTGGGTGTGACCTCCTCatcgccacgcccactgcccCTGCATCAGTATCTTGGCCAAAACACAAATCGCATCGATCAAAATACGGCGAAAAGGAGGCGGCAGGATATATGGCCACACAAATAA